One part of the Chlamydiota bacterium genome encodes these proteins:
- the phnP gene encoding Phosphoribosyl 1,2-cyclic phosphodiesterase: MKKGRFTFLGTGASTGVPVIGCSCKTCKSKNKKNQRTRPSALLTLDRKKILIDAGPDVRMQLLKQNVQHLDGLILTHSHYDHIAGLDELRAFFFKTQKALPCLLSKETYKEIKTRFNYLFLNKKNYSAHFKFQKITKKKERFLDEEILCLSYFQGKMEVTGFVLGDLAYLCDIRTYSKSIFQSLQHINTLVISALRKTLSNVHFSIDEAIEFSKKTSAKNTYFTHIAHEVEHTKINQKLPKGFELAYDGKTIGFNNAVY, encoded by the coding sequence ATGAAAAAAGGTAGGTTCACTTTTCTTGGAACAGGAGCATCGACAGGAGTTCCTGTCATTGGGTGCAGCTGTAAAACATGCAAAAGCAAAAACAAGAAAAATCAACGCACACGTCCCTCTGCGCTTCTAACGCTAGATCGCAAAAAAATCCTGATCGATGCAGGGCCTGATGTACGTATGCAATTGTTAAAACAAAACGTGCAGCATCTCGATGGCTTGATTTTGACCCATTCGCACTATGATCATATTGCAGGATTGGATGAATTAAGAGCCTTTTTTTTCAAAACGCAAAAAGCTCTGCCTTGCCTACTTTCCAAAGAGACTTACAAAGAGATCAAAACACGCTTTAATTATCTTTTTTTAAATAAGAAAAACTACAGCGCGCATTTTAAGTTTCAAAAAATCACCAAGAAAAAAGAGCGTTTTTTAGATGAAGAAATTCTGTGTCTTTCCTATTTTCAGGGGAAAATGGAGGTCACAGGCTTTGTTTTGGGTGATTTAGCCTATCTTTGTGACATTCGCACCTATTCCAAGTCCATTTTTCAATCTTTGCAGCACATTAATACGCTTGTGATTTCAGCTTTAAGAAAAACGCTATCAAATGTACATTTTAGTATCGATGAAGCGATAGAGTTTTCAAAAAAAACCAGTGCGAAAAACACCTATTTTACGCATATTGCGCATGAAGTGGAACATACAAAAATCAATCAAAAATTGCCCAAAGGGTTTGAACTTGCCTACGATGGTAAAACAATTGGATTTAACAATGCAGTTTATTAA
- the mtaB gene encoding Threonylcarbamoyladenosine tRNA methylthiotransferase MtaB, whose amino-acid sequence MSKKTYKVKALGCRTNQYEAQGFVDQLTEQGYREAMPGEKVDVLIVNTCTVTKGADSDSRHQIRKLAKQHNSQVIVTGCSAQKEPKIYQEMPEVKAVVDNENKEKLLNHLYPEDKWPEFSIKHFKAHTRAFVKVQDGCNSFCTYCIIPYVRGRSKSRPVEKIVKEITTLVQNGYKEVVLTGINVGDFKDGKKTLADLVKACDQIDGLERIRISSIDPDDIDDNLLDTVINGKKTCPSMHIVLQSGSDTILKKMNRKYTKQLFFNTIQSLQKHNNFTFTTDVIVGFPGETAYDFDETLEVIKRVPFAKVHGFIYSKRERTRAATYPNQVAPNIAKERLQVLLKTAQKQAFKLRENHVGKTQKVLMEKDNFGHTENFLEVWLNKRHKPNTIVEVTLEKNTPEGLYGTVG is encoded by the coding sequence ATGTCTAAAAAAACATATAAAGTAAAAGCGCTGGGTTGTCGCACCAACCAGTACGAGGCGCAAGGGTTTGTCGATCAGCTCACAGAGCAAGGCTATCGTGAAGCAATGCCTGGAGAAAAGGTGGATGTGCTCATTGTCAATACATGTACTGTGACAAAGGGTGCAGATTCTGACTCGCGCCATCAAATTCGTAAACTTGCCAAGCAACACAACTCTCAGGTGATTGTGACAGGCTGCTCTGCTCAAAAAGAGCCCAAAATCTATCAAGAGATGCCAGAGGTCAAAGCGGTGGTAGACAATGAAAATAAAGAAAAACTTTTAAATCATCTCTATCCAGAAGACAAATGGCCTGAGTTTTCCATCAAGCATTTTAAAGCCCACACACGCGCTTTTGTCAAAGTGCAAGATGGGTGCAACTCTTTTTGTACCTACTGCATTATTCCTTATGTGAGGGGACGCTCCAAATCTCGGCCCGTTGAGAAAATTGTGAAAGAAATCACAACTTTAGTTCAAAATGGGTACAAAGAGGTGGTGCTCACTGGCATCAATGTGGGCGATTTTAAAGATGGAAAAAAAACACTTGCAGATCTTGTCAAAGCGTGTGACCAAATAGACGGTTTAGAACGCATCCGCATCTCATCGATCGATCCTGATGATATTGATGACAATCTTCTAGATACAGTGATCAATGGCAAAAAAACGTGTCCATCGATGCACATCGTGTTACAGTCGGGTTCGGATACGATCTTAAAAAAGATGAACCGCAAATACACAAAACAACTCTTTTTCAATACGATTCAAAGTTTGCAAAAACACAATAATTTTACATTCACAACAGATGTGATCGTAGGTTTTCCAGGCGAAACAGCGTACGACTTTGATGAAACGCTAGAGGTGATTAAACGTGTTCCATTTGCTAAAGTGCATGGCTTTATCTATTCTAAAAGAGAAAGAACACGTGCTGCTACCTATCCAAATCAAGTGGCTCCCAACATTGCCAAAGAAAGGTTGCAAGTGCTTTTAAAAACCGCTCAAAAACAAGCCTTCAAACTACGTGAAAACCATGTTGGAAAAACACAAAAAGTACTGATGGAAAAAGACAATTTTGGGCATACTGAGAATTTTCTAGAAGTTTGGCTAAATAAAAGACATAAGCCAAACACAATCGTTGAGGTTACACTAGAAAAAAATACACCCGAGGGACTCTATGGCACAGTGGGTTAA
- the hflX gene encoding GTPase HflX → MVKQLDLTMQFIKDDALNTEIQRALLVGVYFNTQEKSTLTAYLDELEALLVNLDIQVVKKMSIPLKKIHRATLIGKGKVEEIANLVAEENIDMVVFDDEILPSQQRNLEKTLKKAIVDRTEVILEVFSRHAQTKEAKLQVELAQSQYQLPRLKRLWTHLSRQVSGGKYLKGTGEKQLEIDKRLIKKRISQLKQEIEKITNVRIIQRQKRQKSNIPTFAIVGYTNSGKSTLLNTLTQADVLAEDRLFATLDTTTRKYTLPNHQEVLLIDTVGFIRKIPTTLVASFKSTLEEAIKAHFLIHVIDVSDPMCLEHAAQTLEVLKELGAHNIPTIHVLNKLDLCKDHSILQQLRLKYPKTAQISALNNEGLDRLNELMEQELRSLRTELFLKIPQKEYGLVCEMIESGQVFSQEYEDHMISLHVEVPNYLAKRLEKYTFS, encoded by the coding sequence ATGGTAAAACAATTGGATTTAACAATGCAGTTTATTAAAGATGATGCCCTAAATACAGAAATCCAAAGAGCTCTTTTAGTTGGGGTCTATTTTAACACGCAAGAAAAAAGTACACTTACAGCCTATTTGGATGAACTAGAAGCTCTGCTTGTCAATTTAGATATTCAGGTTGTCAAAAAGATGTCCATTCCTCTCAAAAAAATCCACAGAGCGACGCTGATTGGGAAAGGCAAAGTAGAAGAAATTGCAAATCTTGTGGCGGAAGAAAATATCGATATGGTTGTTTTTGATGATGAAATATTGCCCTCGCAACAGCGCAACTTAGAAAAAACACTCAAAAAAGCGATCGTGGATCGAACAGAGGTGATTTTAGAAGTCTTTTCAAGACATGCACAAACAAAAGAAGCCAAGTTACAAGTCGAGCTAGCACAATCACAATATCAGCTTCCTAGATTAAAACGCTTATGGACGCATCTTTCTCGGCAGGTTTCTGGAGGCAAATACTTAAAAGGTACAGGAGAAAAGCAACTTGAAATTGACAAACGCTTAATTAAAAAAAGAATTTCCCAGCTCAAACAAGAGATTGAAAAGATCACCAATGTACGCATCATTCAAAGACAAAAGCGCCAAAAAAGCAACATTCCTACATTTGCGATTGTCGGTTATACCAATTCTGGAAAATCCACACTTTTAAATACATTGACGCAAGCAGATGTTTTAGCTGAAGACAGACTCTTTGCCACACTTGATACAACAACACGTAAATATACTCTGCCAAATCATCAAGAGGTTCTTTTGATTGATACTGTCGGCTTTATTCGAAAAATTCCAACCACACTTGTGGCCTCATTTAAAAGTACGCTTGAAGAAGCGATAAAAGCCCACTTTTTAATCCATGTGATTGATGTGTCTGATCCCATGTGTTTAGAACATGCAGCCCAAACGCTAGAAGTGTTAAAAGAATTGGGCGCGCACAATATCCCCACCATCCATGTACTCAACAAGCTCGATCTTTGCAAGGACCACTCTATTTTGCAACAATTGCGTCTTAAATATCCAAAGACGGCTCAAATTTCTGCTTTAAATAATGAAGGGTTAGATCGGCTTAATGAGTTGATGGAACAAGAGCTGAGAAGTTTAAGAACAGAACTTTTTTTAAAAATCCCTCAAAAAGAGTATGGGCTTGTCTGCGAGATGATCGAATCAGGACAGGTTTTTTCTCAAGAGTATGAAGACCATATGATTTCTCTACATGTCGAAGTGCCCAACTATTTGGCAAAACGACTAGAAAAATACACATTTTCTTAG